The Microlunatus antarcticus genome window below encodes:
- the uxaC gene encoding glucuronate isomerase has translation MPDVTLAPHPDRLLPADPGVRAIARGLLDSVAGLPIISPHGHVPAHWLADDVPFTDPTSLLITPDHYVTRLLHADGAELSTFGVGEGPLTEQQARAAFRAVCARWDVVRGTPVRLWFEAQLVDLFGVALRPSAGTADRIYDAVAAALATEAFRPRALYARFGLEVLATTDDPCDDLAAHARLRDDPTWTGRVVPTFRPDRYLETARDGWNADVDRLGEVSGVEVGDYAGFVRALEARRAHFVAHGAVSTDHSHRDARTDPLDPAEASRLYAAARRGQVTVTEATALRRHLVGEMARMSCDDGLVMTLHPGVWRDHHRPTYERYGADVGTDIPVAVEYTDALRPMLSRYGTHPGFQVVLFTLDETVFSREIAPLAGFYPSVYAGAPWWFLDAPDAIRRYRAAITESAGFAKTSGFVDDTRAFCSIPARHDLARRIDAGFVAGLVAEHRLDEEEAYAVLHDLVVTNPRKAFKL, from the coding sequence ATGCCCGACGTGACCCTCGCCCCGCACCCGGACCGGCTGCTGCCCGCCGACCCAGGGGTCCGCGCGATCGCCCGCGGGCTGCTCGACTCGGTCGCGGGGTTGCCGATCATCTCCCCGCACGGGCACGTGCCGGCGCACTGGCTGGCCGACGACGTCCCGTTCACCGACCCGACCTCGCTGCTGATCACGCCGGACCACTACGTCACGCGGCTCCTGCACGCGGACGGCGCGGAGCTGTCCACCTTCGGCGTCGGCGAGGGGCCGCTCACCGAGCAGCAGGCACGGGCGGCGTTCCGCGCTGTGTGCGCGCGGTGGGACGTCGTCCGCGGGACGCCGGTACGCCTCTGGTTCGAGGCCCAGCTCGTCGACCTCTTCGGCGTGGCCCTGCGCCCGAGCGCGGGCACGGCCGACCGGATCTACGACGCGGTGGCCGCGGCGCTGGCGACGGAGGCGTTCCGGCCGCGGGCGCTCTACGCCCGCTTCGGCCTCGAGGTGCTGGCGACGACCGACGACCCGTGCGACGACCTCGCCGCCCACGCCCGGCTGCGCGACGACCCGACCTGGACTGGCCGGGTCGTCCCGACCTTCCGCCCGGACCGCTACCTCGAGACCGCGCGCGACGGGTGGAACGCCGACGTCGACCGGCTCGGCGAGGTCAGCGGCGTCGAGGTGGGCGACTACGCGGGCTTCGTCCGCGCGCTCGAGGCCCGTCGCGCCCACTTCGTCGCGCACGGCGCGGTCTCCACCGACCACAGCCACCGCGACGCCCGGACGGACCCGCTCGACCCGGCGGAGGCGAGCCGCCTCTACGCCGCCGCCCGGCGCGGGCAGGTGACGGTCACGGAGGCGACGGCCCTGCGGCGCCACCTGGTCGGCGAGATGGCGCGGATGTCGTGCGACGACGGCCTGGTGATGACGCTGCACCCGGGCGTGTGGCGCGACCACCACCGGCCGACGTACGAGCGGTACGGGGCCGACGTCGGCACCGACATCCCCGTCGCGGTCGAGTACACCGACGCGCTGCGGCCGATGCTGAGCCGCTACGGCACGCACCCGGGCTTCCAGGTGGTGCTCTTCACCCTCGACGAGACTGTCTTCTCCCGCGAGATCGCGCCGCTGGCCGGCTTCTACCCGAGCGTGTACGCGGGCGCGCCCTGGTGGTTCCTCGACGCCCCGGACGCGATCCGGCGCTACCGCGCGGCGATCACCGAGAGCGCCGGCTTCGCCAAGACGTCCGGCTTCGTCGACGACACCCGCGCCTTCTGCTCCATCCCCGCCCGCCACGACCTCGCCCGCCGCATCGACGCGGGCTTCGTCGCCGGCCTCGTCGCCGAGCACCGGCTCGACGAGGAGGAGGCGTACGCGGTCCTCCACGACCTCGTGGTGACCAACCCCAGGAAGGCCTTCAAGCTGTGA
- the larE gene encoding ATP-dependent sacrificial sulfur transferase LarE has product MVPVNGSADVLIEPTTETEALEAIARSLTGVGRLGVAFSGGVDSSVLLAAAVRVLGPSRVVAVLGVSPSLAADERSAAHEVASVIGAALVEVTTDEGSLPAYQANDADRCFHCKNELFTRISDEVVRQHALDAVAYGENLDDAARSDRPGSRAAAEHRVLAPLRDAGLDKAAVRRLARAWALPCAEKPAAPCLASRIPHGSVVSPEKLRQVEQAESGLRRLGLGDLRVRHHDEIARVELPGEDLARAAQEPLRSAVREVVLGAGFRYAVLDLGTMQPGAFTLTVLQGRA; this is encoded by the coding sequence GTGGTCCCCGTGAACGGCAGTGCTGACGTCCTGATCGAGCCGACGACCGAGACGGAGGCGCTGGAGGCGATCGCCCGGTCGCTGACCGGCGTCGGTCGCCTGGGCGTCGCGTTCTCCGGGGGCGTCGACTCGTCGGTGCTGCTCGCGGCCGCGGTCCGGGTCCTCGGGCCCAGCCGCGTCGTCGCTGTCCTGGGCGTCTCGCCGAGCCTGGCGGCCGACGAACGTTCCGCCGCGCACGAGGTCGCGAGCGTGATCGGCGCCGCCCTGGTCGAGGTGACCACCGACGAGGGCAGCCTCCCGGCCTACCAGGCCAACGACGCCGACCGCTGTTTCCACTGCAAGAACGAGCTCTTCACGCGGATCTCCGACGAGGTCGTCCGTCAGCACGCGCTCGACGCGGTCGCGTACGGGGAGAACCTCGACGACGCCGCCCGCTCCGACCGCCCCGGAAGCCGGGCCGCCGCCGAGCACCGCGTGCTGGCCCCGCTGCGCGACGCCGGGCTCGACAAGGCCGCCGTACGCCGCCTCGCCCGCGCCTGGGCGCTGCCCTGCGCCGAGAAGCCGGCCGCACCCTGCCTGGCCTCGCGGATCCCGCACGGTTCCGTGGTCAGCCCGGAGAAGCTGCGGCAGGTCGAGCAGGCCGAGAGCGGTCTGCGCCGCCTCGGCCTCGGCGACCTCCGGGTGCGTCACCACGACGAGATCGCGCGCGTCGAGCTGCCCGGCGAGGACCTGGCCCGCGCGGCGCAGGAGCCGTTGCGCAGCGCCGTGCGCGAGGTCGTGCTGGGCGCCGGGTTCCGCTACGCGGTGCTCGACCTGGGCACCATGCAGCCGGGCGCCTTCACCCTCACCGTCCTGCAGGGCCGCGCGTGA
- a CDS encoding MarR family winged helix-turn-helix transcriptional regulator, which translates to MVARQEDLGPQLSSRLTYLLKRALLDLEDLHRDHLASTGINVRELTVLQFLDGREPESQQQVASHLGVDRTTMVGLIDALERLGLVERRADASDRRRNVVQLTEAGRRTLAEATRASDEAERRLLGALDQADATRLRELLQRLASSPR; encoded by the coding sequence ATGGTCGCGCGACAGGAGGACCTCGGGCCGCAGCTGAGCTCTCGCCTCACCTACCTGCTCAAGCGCGCCCTCCTGGACCTGGAGGACCTGCACCGCGACCACCTCGCGAGCACGGGGATCAACGTGCGCGAGCTGACGGTGCTGCAGTTCCTCGACGGCCGTGAGCCGGAGTCGCAGCAGCAGGTCGCGAGCCACCTCGGGGTCGACCGCACCACGATGGTCGGGCTGATCGACGCGCTGGAGCGCCTCGGCCTCGTCGAGCGCCGCGCGGACGCGAGCGACCGCCGCCGCAACGTCGTCCAGCTGACCGAGGCGGGCCGGCGGACGCTCGCGGAGGCGACGCGGGCGAGCGACGAGGCGGAACGTCGCCTGCTCGGCGCCCTCGACCAGGCCGACGCCACCCGGTTGCGCGAGCTGCTGCAGCGCCTCGCCTCCTCGCCGCGCTGA
- a CDS encoding sulfite exporter TauE/SafE family protein, giving the protein MSAGVMQAVLLFLAGIGSGLTGYGAGLASVVSYPALLAVGLSPLAANATNTAALTGIALGGVSSARQELTGMRSRLVRFGAAGLLGGAVGAGLLVVLPESTFTAVIPWLVATGAVVLLLRPWLQRLHRGRWSEHHPFTLVAIGLLAVYGGYFGAGAGTLVVAVLGLALTDPLSRITALRAVVLGLANLVATLVFVSQDLVAWTAMVPLAVGMVLGGALAPRILRRLPELVVRVVVAVAGLGLAVFLLVQP; this is encoded by the coding sequence GTGAGCGCCGGGGTGATGCAGGCCGTCCTGCTCTTCCTCGCCGGCATCGGGTCGGGGCTGACCGGGTACGGCGCCGGGCTGGCGTCGGTCGTGTCGTACCCCGCCCTCCTCGCGGTCGGGCTCTCGCCGCTGGCGGCCAACGCCACCAACACGGCCGCCCTGACCGGGATCGCCCTCGGCGGGGTGAGCTCCGCGCGCCAGGAGCTGACCGGCATGCGGTCACGCCTCGTCCGGTTCGGCGCGGCGGGGCTGCTCGGCGGGGCCGTCGGCGCCGGTCTGCTCGTCGTGCTGCCCGAGTCGACCTTCACCGCCGTCATCCCCTGGCTCGTCGCGACGGGCGCCGTCGTGCTGCTGCTCCGCCCCTGGCTGCAGCGCCTGCACCGCGGGCGGTGGTCCGAGCACCACCCGTTCACCCTGGTGGCCATCGGCCTGCTCGCGGTCTACGGCGGCTACTTCGGCGCCGGGGCGGGGACGCTGGTCGTCGCCGTGCTCGGGCTCGCCCTCACCGACCCGCTCTCCCGCATCACCGCGCTCCGCGCCGTGGTCCTCGGGCTCGCCAACCTGGTCGCGACGCTCGTCTTCGTCAGCCAGGACCTGGTCGCGTGGACGGCGATGGTGCCCCTCGCCGTCGGGATGGTCCTCGGCGGCGCCCTCGCCCCGCGGATCCTGCGCCGCCTGCCCGAGCTCGTCGTCCGGGTCGTCGTCGCGGTCGCGGGGCTCGGGCTGGCCGTGTTCCTGCTCGTCCAGCCCTGA
- a CDS encoding trimeric intracellular cation channel family protein: MPGDLSVLLVLDLVGTFAFALNGALTAIRAVDVDLVGVLTLGVITAVGGGIIRDVLLGALPPATFVDWRYLAVAAAGALIAFGFSRQLRRLRISIHVLDAAGLSLFAVSGAGKALELGMGPAQAVLLGALTGVGGGTIRDVLIRRVPDVLRTGLYAIPALLAAALVVITSRVGVDQVLGAPAALTAAGVCFAVRMLGLRFRLNAPRPPGHGPRPGVDPRP, encoded by the coding sequence GTGCCCGGTGATCTCTCGGTCCTGCTGGTGCTCGACCTGGTCGGCACCTTCGCCTTCGCGCTGAACGGTGCGCTCACGGCCATCCGCGCGGTGGACGTCGACCTCGTGGGCGTCCTCACGCTCGGCGTCATCACCGCGGTCGGGGGCGGGATCATCCGCGACGTCCTGCTGGGCGCGCTGCCGCCGGCGACGTTCGTCGACTGGCGCTACCTGGCCGTGGCGGCCGCGGGGGCGCTGATCGCCTTCGGCTTCAGCCGCCAGCTGCGGCGGCTGCGGATCTCCATCCACGTGCTCGACGCCGCCGGGCTCAGCCTCTTCGCGGTGAGCGGGGCCGGCAAGGCGCTCGAGCTCGGCATGGGTCCGGCCCAGGCCGTCCTGCTCGGTGCCCTCACCGGGGTCGGCGGCGGGACCATCCGCGACGTGCTGATCCGCCGCGTGCCCGACGTGCTGCGCACGGGGCTCTACGCCATCCCAGCTCTCCTCGCCGCCGCCCTGGTCGTGATCACCAGCCGCGTCGGCGTCGACCAGGTCCTCGGTGCGCCCGCCGCCCTCACCGCGGCCGGCGTCTGCTTCGCCGTCCGGATGCTCGGGCTGCGGTTCCGGCTGAACGCGCCGCGCCCGCCCGGGCACGGACCCCGCCCCGGCGTCGACCCCCGACCCTGA
- a CDS encoding iron chaperone — MSTTTDQRVGFSEAEKAAMKARHDELRSSGRGGAKKADEAQACLDAIAALPDGDRALAERVHALVGEVAPGLRPKTWYGMPAYVDEQGKVVCFFKAGSKFGSRYATLGFSDVARLDDGDLWPTEYAVSRMSAEVEAAVGDLVRRAVHPG; from the coding sequence ATGTCCACCACCACCGACCAGCGCGTCGGCTTCAGCGAGGCCGAGAAGGCCGCGATGAAGGCCCGCCACGACGAGCTCCGTTCCTCCGGACGGGGCGGGGCGAAGAAGGCCGACGAGGCACAAGCCTGCCTCGACGCGATCGCGGCCCTCCCCGACGGGGACCGGGCGCTGGCCGAGCGGGTCCACGCCCTCGTGGGCGAGGTGGCGCCCGGGCTGCGACCGAAGACCTGGTACGGCATGCCGGCCTACGTCGACGAGCAGGGCAAGGTCGTCTGCTTCTTCAAGGCCGGGAGCAAGTTCGGGTCGCGCTACGCGACCCTCGGCTTCAGCGACGTGGCCCGCCTCGACGACGGCGACCTGTGGCCGACCGAGTACGCCGTCAGCCGGATGTCCGCCGAGGTCGAGGCAGCCGTCGGCGACCTCGTACGCCGGGCCGTGCACCCCGGCTGA
- a CDS encoding glycoside hydrolase family 3 C-terminal domain-containing protein, protein MSTETRPRLSRDLPGTPAAPPVRIVHLGVGNFHRAHQAWYTAHAADADAWGIAAFTGRRPDVADALAPQDGLYTLITRSAEGDAYEVVGSLAEVHPAADHERFLGHLARPEVAVVTITVTERGYVLDRDGHLDAGDEVVRSDVAALREDPRAAVISMPARLVGGLLARRAAGAGTITLLSCDNLPDNGAVTASVVTELTRLVDDTLPGWVEEHVDFATSMVDRITPATTDEDRRLVAETQGYVDAEPVPTEPFHEWVVSGRFPAGRPAWETAGVTLVDDVTPFEQRKLWLLNGSHSLLAYAASIRGHATIDEAVADPLCRAWVEQLWDEACRHLTLPADALTEYRRALLERFGNPRVRHLLAQIAADGSTKLGVRILPVLRAERSAGRVPTGCATTLAAWVLHLRGAGAPVRDAGAGPAREAAAAEDLRTAVVGVLDVLAPGLGDDAPLVDAVLTQAEELRPTPTPAPTADDRVWLDPARAPRERALALVAAMTLEQKIAQLHGAMATGVDLYALTAAAPENGGDPDLVGEPVEVVRHVDEIDELGIPRFRITNGPVGVGLGDGTPSPAATSLPMTIGLAAGFDLELARRYGDLIGSETATLGQHVLEGPGVCLHRTIVSGRNFEYFSEDPYLTGAMAVAVARAIQDHGVIAMAKHFVLNDQEHERFRTSVEVEERVLRELYLLPFEMLVKDAGIAAVMSAYNRIRGVFASEYRHTLTEVLRHDWGFEGYVQSDFWSARSAVASLNAGLDHEMPDSKWFDERTVKRALAETAVEIETVDRALVRRFTPMFRLGQFERPYAPGAIDAVGHGAAAREIGAQIAVLLKNDGAVLPLDPHVGSIVIIGQSTFVDEACLGGGGSSKVIPLYTVPPLEGLRDVLDDLGSSAEVTRITVADDLSDLERARTAATAADAVVIMAGLVATEGWDQPDAHLMHDQDRMITELLGLNPRTVVVLKDGNPVLMPWVDRAPAVLEVWNQGAEDGHVVADLLLGVVNPSGKVPTTYPRSADDTLHAGRPERYPGTDEGDGYPVIRYSEGLEMGYRWFQAQGIEPLFGFGHGLSYTTFVLDDVVVDTADAGRQPMVVTARVTNTGTVAGAEVVQVYLGVPVEGEPPKRLVGFGKVHLAAGASAAVTITVDPAATHHPFGVWDDGHRAFVVVPGEYTVFVGTSAADTPHRTPVRVG, encoded by the coding sequence GTGAGCACCGAGACGCGCCCGCGGCTGTCGCGCGACCTGCCCGGCACCCCGGCCGCACCGCCGGTCCGGATCGTGCACCTCGGCGTCGGGAACTTCCACCGCGCCCACCAGGCCTGGTACACCGCGCACGCCGCCGACGCCGACGCCTGGGGGATCGCCGCCTTCACGGGGCGCCGGCCCGACGTCGCCGACGCGCTCGCGCCGCAGGACGGGCTCTACACGCTCATCACCCGCAGCGCGGAGGGCGACGCGTACGAGGTCGTCGGCTCGCTCGCGGAGGTGCACCCGGCGGCCGACCACGAACGGTTCCTGGGCCACCTGGCCAGGCCCGAGGTCGCCGTGGTGACCATCACCGTCACCGAGCGGGGCTACGTCCTCGACCGCGACGGCCACCTCGACGCCGGCGACGAGGTCGTCCGGTCCGACGTCGCCGCGCTGCGGGAGGACCCGCGAGCCGCGGTCATCTCCATGCCGGCGCGCCTCGTCGGCGGGCTACTGGCCCGCCGGGCCGCCGGGGCCGGGACGATCACGCTGCTGTCCTGCGACAACCTCCCCGACAACGGGGCGGTGACCGCGAGCGTCGTCACCGAGCTCACTCGGCTGGTGGACGACACGCTGCCCGGCTGGGTCGAGGAGCACGTCGACTTCGCCACCTCGATGGTCGACCGGATCACCCCGGCGACGACCGACGAGGACCGCCGGCTCGTGGCGGAGACGCAGGGCTACGTCGACGCCGAGCCCGTGCCCACCGAGCCGTTCCACGAGTGGGTCGTGTCCGGACGCTTCCCGGCCGGCCGGCCGGCGTGGGAGACCGCCGGGGTGACGCTCGTGGACGACGTCACCCCCTTCGAGCAGCGCAAGCTGTGGCTGCTGAACGGATCGCACTCGCTCCTCGCGTACGCCGCGAGCATCCGCGGGCACGCCACGATCGACGAGGCGGTGGCGGACCCGCTGTGCCGGGCGTGGGTCGAGCAGCTGTGGGACGAGGCGTGCCGGCACCTGACCCTGCCGGCCGACGCGCTCACCGAGTACCGCCGGGCGCTGCTCGAGCGGTTCGGCAACCCGCGCGTACGCCACCTGCTGGCTCAGATCGCCGCCGACGGCTCGACCAAGCTGGGCGTCCGCATCCTGCCCGTGCTGCGGGCGGAACGTTCCGCGGGGCGCGTCCCGACCGGCTGCGCCACCACCCTGGCCGCCTGGGTCCTGCACCTGCGCGGCGCCGGGGCACCGGTCCGCGACGCCGGGGCGGGACCGGCCCGGGAGGCGGCGGCGGCCGAGGACCTGCGCACCGCGGTCGTCGGTGTCCTCGACGTCCTCGCGCCCGGGCTGGGCGACGACGCACCGCTGGTCGACGCCGTCCTGACGCAGGCGGAGGAGCTCCGGCCGACCCCGACCCCTGCCCCGACGGCCGACGACCGCGTCTGGCTCGACCCCGCCCGGGCGCCCCGCGAGCGGGCGCTCGCCCTCGTGGCGGCGATGACGCTGGAGCAGAAGATCGCCCAGCTGCACGGCGCGATGGCGACCGGCGTCGACCTCTACGCCCTCACCGCCGCGGCGCCGGAGAACGGCGGCGACCCGGACCTGGTGGGGGAGCCCGTGGAGGTCGTGCGGCACGTCGACGAGATCGACGAGCTCGGGATCCCGCGCTTCCGCATCACCAACGGGCCGGTCGGCGTGGGGCTGGGCGACGGCACGCCGAGCCCGGCCGCGACCTCGCTGCCCATGACGATCGGGCTCGCCGCCGGCTTCGACCTCGAGCTCGCCCGCCGCTACGGCGACCTGATCGGCTCCGAGACGGCGACGCTCGGCCAGCACGTGCTCGAGGGCCCGGGCGTCTGCCTGCACCGCACGATCGTCTCCGGCCGCAACTTCGAGTACTTCTCCGAGGACCCCTACCTGACCGGGGCCATGGCGGTCGCGGTGGCGCGGGCGATCCAGGACCACGGCGTCATCGCCATGGCCAAGCACTTCGTCCTCAACGACCAGGAGCACGAACGGTTCCGGACCAGCGTCGAGGTCGAGGAGCGCGTGCTGCGCGAGCTCTACCTGCTGCCCTTCGAGATGCTGGTCAAGGACGCCGGCATCGCCGCGGTGATGAGCGCGTACAACCGCATCCGGGGCGTGTTCGCGTCGGAGTACCGCCACACGCTGACCGAGGTGCTGCGCCACGACTGGGGCTTCGAGGGCTACGTCCAGTCGGACTTCTGGTCGGCCCGCTCGGCCGTCGCGTCGCTGAACGCGGGCCTCGACCACGAGATGCCGGACTCCAAGTGGTTCGACGAGCGGACCGTGAAGAGGGCGCTGGCCGAGACCGCGGTGGAGATCGAGACGGTCGACCGTGCGCTCGTCCGGCGGTTCACCCCGATGTTCCGCCTCGGGCAGTTCGAGCGCCCGTACGCCCCCGGCGCGATCGACGCCGTCGGCCACGGCGCGGCCGCGCGCGAGATCGGCGCGCAGATCGCCGTGCTGCTCAAGAACGACGGCGCGGTCCTGCCCCTCGACCCGCACGTCGGCTCGATCGTGATCATCGGGCAGTCGACGTTCGTGGACGAGGCCTGCCTCGGCGGCGGCGGCTCGTCCAAGGTCATCCCGCTCTACACGGTCCCGCCGCTGGAGGGCCTGCGCGACGTCCTCGACGATCTTGGTTCCAGCGCGGAGGTCACCAGGATCACCGTCGCCGACGACCTCTCGGACCTCGAGCGCGCCCGGACGGCCGCCACGGCGGCGGATGCCGTGGTGATCATGGCCGGGCTCGTGGCGACCGAGGGGTGGGACCAGCCCGACGCGCACCTGATGCACGACCAGGACCGCATGATCACCGAGCTCCTCGGGCTCAACCCGCGCACCGTCGTGGTGCTCAAGGACGGCAACCCGGTCCTCATGCCGTGGGTCGACCGGGCGCCGGCGGTCCTCGAGGTCTGGAACCAGGGTGCGGAGGACGGCCACGTCGTCGCCGACCTGCTCCTCGGCGTGGTCAACCCGTCGGGCAAGGTCCCGACCACCTACCCGCGCTCGGCCGACGACACCCTCCACGCCGGACGTCCGGAGCGCTACCCGGGCACCGACGAGGGCGACGGCTACCCGGTCATCCGCTACTCCGAGGGCCTCGAGATGGGCTACCGCTGGTTCCAGGCCCAGGGGATCGAGCCGCTCTTCGGCTTCGGCCACGGGCTCTCGTACACGACCTTCGTCCTCGACGACGTGGTGGTGGACACCGCCGACGCCGGCCGGCAGCCCATGGTCGTGACGGCGCGCGTCACCAACACCGGGACGGTCGCCGGGGCCGAGGTCGTGCAGGTCTACCTCGGGGTCCCGGTCGAGGGCGAGCCGCCGAAGCGCCTGGTCGGCTTCGGCAAGGTGCACCTCGCGGCCGGTGCCTCGGCTGCCGTGACGATCACGGTTGACCCGGCGGCGACGCACCACCCGTTCGGCGTGTGGGACGACGGGCACCGCGCGTTCGTGGTGGTGCCGGGGGAGTACACGGTCTTCGTCGGCACGTCCGCCGCCGACACCCCGCACCGCACGCCCGTACGGGTCGGCTGA
- the larB gene encoding nickel pincer cofactor biosynthesis protein LarB codes for MSDPLADFADLDLGRQDRRGYPEAVYCAGKTPEQVRLIAEAVSGRPDVVTLFTRAGEEHAAAVLASLPDAAWDPEARLLAWPPTVPPSTGGLVLVLAAGTSDLPVAREAWLTARYLGREAELVVDVGVAGLHRVLGKLDLLRSARVVVVAAGMDGALPSVVAGLVRAPVVALPTSVGYGASFGGVAALLTMLNSCAPGVSVVNIDNGYGAGHLAAQIAEPA; via the coding sequence GTGAGCGACCCCCTGGCCGATTTCGCGGACCTCGACCTGGGACGTCAGGACCGTCGCGGCTACCCGGAGGCCGTCTACTGCGCGGGCAAGACGCCCGAGCAGGTCCGCCTGATCGCCGAGGCCGTGTCCGGCCGGCCGGACGTCGTCACGCTGTTCACCCGTGCGGGTGAGGAGCACGCGGCCGCGGTGCTCGCGTCGCTGCCGGACGCCGCCTGGGACCCCGAGGCCCGGCTGCTGGCCTGGCCGCCGACGGTCCCGCCCAGCACCGGCGGCCTCGTCCTGGTCCTGGCGGCTGGCACGTCCGACCTCCCCGTGGCCCGGGAGGCCTGGCTGACCGCGCGCTACCTGGGTCGGGAGGCCGAGCTCGTCGTGGACGTGGGCGTCGCCGGGCTGCACCGGGTCCTGGGCAAGCTCGACCTGCTGCGTTCCGCGCGGGTCGTCGTCGTGGCGGCCGGGATGGACGGAGCCCTGCCGAGCGTGGTCGCGGGCCTCGTGCGCGCGCCCGTCGTCGCGCTCCCGACCTCCGTCGGTTACGGGGCGTCCTTCGGCGGCGTCGCCGCCCTGCTGACCATGCTCAACAGCTGCGCGCCCGGCGTCAGCGTGGTCAACATCGACAACGGGTACGGCGCCGGCCACCTTGCCGCACAGATCGCCGAGCCGGCGTGA
- a CDS encoding NAD-dependent epimerase/dehydratase family protein: MATLLLTGASGLVGSRLLPRLVEAGHTCRALVRSEVALPDGTTGVRGDLADPDALRQAVEGVEAVVHLAALFRTTDEDAVWRANLDGTRNLITAVQTYAPRARFFMASTGNVYDAAAAQPGRETDTCSPTAAYPASKLAAEALLADSGLTWSVVRLPFVYGEGDGHLASMPGLVDRFGLHPAHTYSVAHHRDVATVVGMALAGTFDGRVVNLTDDAPVTVYEMAAFAGQPIDGSSEPLVNPWAGRMDSTVLRGFGFRPAVPTMQAAARDGIL, encoded by the coding sequence ATGGCGACGCTTCTGCTCACCGGCGCAAGCGGTCTCGTGGGTTCGCGGCTCCTGCCGCGGCTCGTGGAGGCCGGTCACACCTGTCGCGCTCTCGTGCGCAGCGAGGTGGCGCTGCCCGACGGGACGACCGGCGTCCGCGGCGACCTGGCCGACCCCGACGCGTTGCGTCAGGCCGTCGAGGGCGTGGAGGCCGTGGTCCACCTCGCGGCCCTCTTCCGCACGACCGACGAGGACGCGGTCTGGCGCGCGAACCTCGACGGGACGCGGAACCTGATCACCGCCGTGCAGACGTACGCGCCCCGGGCCCGCTTCTTCATGGCCAGCACCGGCAACGTCTACGACGCGGCTGCCGCGCAGCCGGGTCGGGAGACGGACACGTGCTCGCCGACCGCGGCCTACCCCGCGAGCAAGCTGGCGGCCGAGGCGCTCCTGGCCGACAGCGGGCTGACGTGGTCGGTGGTCCGCCTCCCCTTCGTCTACGGCGAGGGTGACGGCCACCTGGCCTCGATGCCCGGCCTGGTCGACCGCTTCGGGCTGCACCCCGCGCACACGTACTCCGTCGCCCACCACCGCGACGTCGCGACCGTCGTCGGCATGGCGCTGGCGGGGACGTTCGACGGGCGGGTCGTCAACCTCACCGACGACGCGCCGGTCACGGTCTACGAGATGGCCGCGTTCGCCGGCCAGCCGATCGACGGCTCGAGCGAGCCGCTCGTCAACCCCTGGGCGGGCCGGATGGACAGCACGGTCCTCCGCGGGTTCGGCTTCCGACCGGCGGTCCCGACCATGCAGGCCGCCGCGCGGGACGGGATCCTCTAG
- a CDS encoding AAA family ATPase, which yields MGRRNYLVEGVSGTGKTSVADELLRRGHQAVHGDRELAYPGDPATGEPVPGGSHEHHLWDVEKVTALVADRSRPATFFCGGSRNVARFLGLFDEVFVLHVDLDTLRRRLDARGEDEFGGRGEERALVERLHRTGEDVPDGTVVDATAPLTEVVDRILALAARHGDDEAAGRA from the coding sequence ATGGGTCGGCGGAACTACCTCGTCGAGGGCGTCTCGGGGACGGGCAAGACGTCCGTCGCCGACGAGCTCTTGCGGCGCGGTCACCAGGCCGTCCACGGCGACCGGGAGCTGGCCTACCCGGGCGACCCGGCGACGGGTGAGCCGGTGCCGGGTGGTTCGCACGAGCACCACCTGTGGGACGTCGAGAAGGTCACGGCGTTGGTCGCCGACCGGAGCCGTCCGGCGACCTTCTTCTGCGGCGGCTCGCGGAACGTCGCCCGCTTCCTCGGCCTCTTCGACGAGGTCTTCGTCCTGCACGTCGACCTCGACACCCTGCGGCGGCGCCTCGACGCGCGGGGCGAGGACGAGTTCGGCGGGCGGGGGGAGGAGCGCGCGCTCGTCGAGCGGCTGCACCGTACCGGCGAGGACGTCCCGGACGGCACCGTCGTCGACGCGACCGCTCCGCTGACGGAGGTCGTCGACCGGATCCTCGCGCTCGCCGCCCGCCATGGTGACGACGAAGCCGCAGGACGAGCATGA